DNA sequence from the Gordonia polyisoprenivorans genome:
ATGGTGATCACCGAGGCCCGCCCGTCGCGGGTGGGGCGTAGCCGAATATCGGAGCGGGTGCGGCAGAACGTGTCCACGCTTGTTTGGGCTTGCTCGGCGGTCGTGTCATCGGGCACGGTACGCCACCAGCGTTGCGCAGCTGTGTGATTGGACTTTTCGACCACACCTTTTCGATTGCCGCGCCGTGGCGGGCACACTGCTACCGAGACGCCGTAGTACTTGGCTACCGCGGCGAACTCGGCAGTCACGTCCCCGGTGGCGGGATGACACACCGTGGCCATGCGATCGAATCGCCACGTCTTGCTCACCCCACCCAACTGACGGGTGATCCGGTCAATGCCCGCGATCACCTGTGGACGGGTCATATCCGGGGCCAGATAGCCGCGCCATTTCCCCGAATGCGCCAGCGACCCGACAAGCAGGTATGCGGTTTTGCCCCAACCCCATTCGGCGGGCGGATCAGGCAACTCGACCCAATCCCATTGAGTTTCCTCACCCGGCAGGTGAGGGATCACCGCGTTGGGCCGGTCGGTGGCCGTTGCGCACTGCATACACACCGGCCGCAACCCCCGCACCCGGATCTGGCGAGTCAACGTCTGATACGACTGGGTGTAGCCGAGGTCTTCGAGTTCATCGCACAACGTGCGCGCCCACAGATGCGGGTCGTCGGCCAGTCTGGTGGCCACGTAGTCGACGAACCGGTCGAACGGATCCACCTCGCGCTTCTTACGCTGGCCCGGTGTGGTCGTCTCGTTGAGATAGTTGCGGATCGTGCGGCGGTTGCGGCCCAAATGCCGGGCAATCGCCGAGATCGTCCACCCCTGCTTTCGCAGGGCATGTGCTTCCACGGATTCTCCTTGTGTGAGCATGAACGAGCGGGCCTCCCTCGAAGGCAGATGAGTGGTCAGAGACCATCAGCATCGAGGAAGGCCCGCCCTATTGGCGGTGCCACACAAGTGAGCAGTTTCAGTTAGCCAGACTGGGCAGTTTCAATGAGCGCCGTCACACCATCGGATCCTCAAGGGTGAGGAAATTTCCGTTGTCCGTTTTGAGGATAATGGTGTAGCCGCTCGCAATATCGACGACGATGTCGCCGGCCAGCGGCAGTGATTGAACTTCACTCACAGCTCTCATCCCTTCACACCGCACGACCCGGCAAAACAATCCCCAAAAACGGGGACACACAGAACCGTATGTCAACGATGTCGCGACTCATGACTTGGCGGAGCTACCGGGACAGCTGTCGAACTTTCCCGCCGAGGCTGACAAGCTGATCGTCTGGTGGCGCATCTACGCGAGGTGACACCTCGAAAGACCAGCGAGCGACTGAGGCCGCAAGTCGACATCGGCGTCAATCGCTGCGGCTATCTGGTTTGCGTCGTCGACACCGAGTGCGGACAACCCATCGACGTACTCAATAAGCAGCCCTGCGCCCGATGGAGTCGCGCTGAACTTTCCCGGGTCTAGTGTCGCATCGTCGATATGGTGGAGAACGCGCGGTCCCAGGTACGTAAGCCACCCAGGAATACCTATGATCAGCGCACCATCGCCAGCAGGATCGAGCCCGAAGCCATTACATGCACGAAGTGCTGCGCCACCGGACACCGAGGCTACGTCGGGGCGAAGTCCGTCGACGACACCGTTGAACACGGCCCTCAACGGTGTCTCGTCAGGCGACCCCTGACTACTGACAGCGCCATGCAACATCTCAGGTCGTTCGATATTGATGGTCACTGCGACACTGTCCA
Encoded proteins:
- a CDS encoding Mu transposase domain-containing protein, which produces MLTQGESVEAHALRKQGWTISAIARHLGRNRRTIRNYLNETTTPGQRKKREVDPFDRFVDYVATRLADDPHLWARTLCDELEDLGYTQSYQTLTRQIRVRGLRPVCMQCATATDRPNAVIPHLPGEETQWDWVELPDPPAEWGWGKTAYLLVGSLAHSGKWRGYLAPDMTRPQVIAGIDRITRQLGGVSKTWRFDRMATVCHPATGDVTAEFAAVAKYYGVSVAVCPPRRGNRKGVVEKSNHTAAQRWWRTVPDDTTAEQAQTSVDTFCRTRSDIRLRPTRDGRASVITIAKREPLRRPPAAPYPAMLTESRQVSRQALVSWKGNQYSVPPEVAMSEVTVTEKLGDGHIDIATTAGIVIARHQLASPGSGAQIRDHGHVVALETLVKGHASTGGRPHRRKERIPPSPAARAAAQALRDNTSEHNIATDAAASVTDLTVYERAAQNRNTLS